A region of Dermabacter vaginalis DNA encodes the following proteins:
- a CDS encoding copper resistance D family protein codes for MSRAHMRAVIAALLISCVALAGGAAAALAGARYAAGDAEILLANAGRATETLLPVSAALAAAAGALTLGGSILAGWLLDPSPEPAAWTVRARERAMTIAFASAIAWTLLLIVQFILAYSLSSGQPLFSAHFGSDIGVFAASDLGVWSITAIAATALASAVGVSGTGTRTARATTFTALGAVVAKGMTGHAAGSVSHESATSSMFFHLLAFSVWVGPLLVLQFLPALHDDDEPEMRRAVERFSSLALLAWIGLALSGVLALLARLSALSELLTHPYGQLGLAKAALLLVLGVCGYVQRRVLARRTSLVRSGFRELALLEILLMGAAIGLAAAMSSSPPPAQNIPPPATPAGILTTYALPPDPRSFASLTQVRPDIFAIGASILALTWLLTRRVARGVDHQNRRWIVLALVLYPLLASSALAVYSRVLFSAHLALSLALLVLPGSALGMGVSETFLDGVRRVLGRRRAFAYAIALVPAFALACAYLVPAIMRRLLESHPANLGLDLAMMACGALLVVLMRAGKKGAFALGTFALVVVLAWMAFTPYAIAPSWFGAMGRTWFADTLRDQHVGAGLAAVIVAIYGAAVWGATLTSRKSRARSQGARGDARDR; via the coding sequence GTGAGCCGTGCGCACATGCGCGCGGTGATCGCCGCGCTCCTTATCTCGTGCGTGGCCCTCGCGGGCGGCGCGGCAGCGGCCTTGGCCGGCGCGCGCTACGCGGCAGGGGACGCCGAAATCCTGCTCGCGAACGCGGGCCGAGCAACCGAGACTCTGCTCCCCGTGAGTGCAGCACTCGCTGCTGCTGCGGGAGCGCTTACACTCGGCGGATCGATTCTCGCAGGATGGCTACTCGACCCTTCACCCGAGCCCGCCGCATGGACGGTGCGCGCACGAGAGCGCGCCATGACGATCGCGTTCGCGAGCGCGATCGCATGGACCCTCCTCCTCATCGTCCAGTTCATCCTCGCGTATTCGCTCTCCTCCGGCCAACCTCTATTTTCGGCCCACTTCGGTTCCGATATCGGCGTGTTCGCCGCGAGTGACCTTGGCGTATGGAGCATTACCGCGATCGCCGCAACCGCACTCGCGAGCGCCGTCGGGGTATCGGGAACGGGCACGCGAACCGCCAGAGCCACAACCTTCACGGCTCTCGGCGCGGTCGTTGCCAAGGGCATGACGGGGCACGCCGCGGGAAGCGTGAGCCACGAAAGTGCGACGAGCTCGATGTTCTTCCACCTCCTCGCCTTCTCGGTGTGGGTCGGGCCCCTCCTGGTGCTGCAATTCCTCCCCGCACTCCACGATGACGATGAGCCCGAAATGCGGCGCGCGGTCGAGCGTTTCTCCTCCCTCGCGCTCCTCGCGTGGATCGGCCTTGCTCTCTCGGGCGTGCTCGCACTCCTCGCGCGCTTGAGCGCACTCAGCGAACTCTTGACGCATCCATATGGGCAGCTTGGCCTCGCGAAGGCGGCGTTGCTTCTCGTTCTCGGTGTGTGCGGTTACGTTCAGCGGCGCGTGCTCGCGCGGCGCACATCCCTTGTGCGCTCCGGTTTTCGTGAACTCGCGCTCCTCGAGATTCTCCTCATGGGCGCCGCGATCGGTCTTGCCGCCGCGATGTCGAGTTCGCCGCCGCCCGCGCAAAACATCCCACCGCCAGCCACGCCCGCGGGCATTCTCACGACCTACGCCCTTCCTCCCGATCCGCGAAGTTTTGCCTCTCTCACGCAGGTGAGGCCCGATATTTTCGCGATCGGCGCTTCGATCCTCGCACTCACGTGGCTTCTCACACGGAGGGTCGCGCGCGGAGTTGATCACCAGAACCGGCGCTGGATCGTTCTCGCTCTCGTTCTTTACCCACTCCTCGCCTCGAGCGCACTCGCGGTCTACTCACGAGTGCTGTTCAGCGCGCACCTCGCGCTCTCGCTCGCCCTCCTTGTGCTTCCGGGAAGCGCCCTCGGGATGGGGGTAAGCGAGACCTTTCTCGACGGGGTTCGGCGTGTGCTCGGCAGGCGTCGGGCCTTCGCCTACGCAATCGCCCTTGTGCCGGCGTTCGCTCTCGCCTGCGCCTACCTTGTGCCAGCGATCATGCGCCGACTGCTCGAATCTCACCCCGCAAATCTTGGCCTTGACCTCGCGATGATGGCGTGCGGTGCCCTGCTCGTGGTGCTCATGCGCGCGGGGAAGAAAGGAGCCTTCGCGCTCGGCACCTTTGCTCTCGTGGTCGTACTCGCGTGGATGGCGTTCACGCCGTACGCGATCGCCCCGAGTTGGTTCGGAGCCATGGGGCGCACGTGGTTTGCCGATACCCTCCGTGACCAACACGTGGGCGCGGGCCTCGCCGCCGTGATCGTTGCGATCTACGGGGCGGCGGTGTGGGGCGCGACGCTTACTTCTCGAAAATCGCGCGCGCGGTCGCAAGGCGCGCGAGGAGACGCTCGCGATCGGTAA